A region from the Linepithema humile isolate Giens D197 chromosome 1, Lhum_UNIL_v1.0, whole genome shotgun sequence genome encodes:
- the LOC105667422 gene encoding ubiquitin carboxyl-terminal hydrolase Usp2 isoform X3, whose amino-acid sequence MTFRHSPEELEVIGDPRRAMSYHRGGQAGAVAVSYSTSPMPPHSPSRRYSSGTSSGSTTTSGIGSSTSKFNTYRTTGTTSILDRPISFYTSSSGSGLRSNYLTSEYRRSYCTSGRSVSSSSYGETGGSSNGAALTTIVNGTSGGSNSSRYASSPSSASSSSTRERSNIDTTADIISRYSPAGYVPNIQRQQTASSGSTHHWKYRSTSSSLSELVGGDEREVERRDLRPESSLSSSSSSSSTAVVGGATGLWSSRSSKRRPPASSTVLTTVGHTRADSAVSLSEVTSTTDDHISRKLKDDDDDDDNDDDTKDVNNDDDQHNNNNNSNIGISGRDGEGIVCGYGVNNNDNDGDDDNDDEDEDDDVDVDNDDSNDDDDINNHHHRFRKQRSYQPNEEESPTNRSARNRLQTYRDERCGLNGLRNIGNTCFMNSVIQCLSNTRPLLEYLLNEQYLADINTTTSGMKGALIKAFSQVIHELWEVGGDHVVNTTALKSQIQRFAPRFMGYSQQDAQEFLRYLLEGLHEDVNRVTTKLPPIHGDIPDTYTDMQKAVESWKRYLRSEDSMVVDVFVGQLRSSLHCTSCDHVSVTLDPFWDLSLPIPARSGTVKLSQCLEHFTREEVLDGDEKPTCSKCQMRRKCTKSFSIQKFPKILVIHLKRFSPMERFRGKLNVMVDFPLTGLDLSAFAAPRVPGCTYNLYGVANHSGTTYSGHYTAYCKHPYSGEWHEYNDSRVSVVSTRSVVSSEAYVLFYEQQPHSSHL is encoded by the exons ATGACTTTCAGGCACTCGCCGGAAGAACTCGAAGTGATCGGTGACCCGCGGCGCGCAATGTCGTATCATCGCGGCGGGCAGGCGGGCGCCGTAGCGGTATCCTACAGCACCAGTCCGATGCCACCGCATTCCCCCAGCCGCAGATATTCGAGCGGTACCAGCAGCGGTAGTACGACCACTTCCGGAATCGGCAGTTCGACGTCCAAATTCAACACCTATCGCACGACCGGGACGACCTCGATCCTCGACCGACCCATCAGCTTCTACACGTCGTCCTCGGGTTCGGGTCTGCGCTCAAACTACTTGACATCGGAATACAGGCGATCCTACTGCACGTCAGGAAG GTCagtctcgtcgtcgtcgtacgGCGAAACGGGCGGCAGCAGCAATGGTGCTGCGTTAACAACGATCGTTAACGGCACTAGCGGCGGCAGTAACAGCAGCAGATACGCTTCATCCCCATCGAGTGCCTCGTCCTCATCCACGAGGGAGCGTAGCAACATCGACACGACCGCAGATATCATCAGCAGGTACTCGCCAGCCGGCTACGTGCCGAACATACAACGTCAACAAACCGCGAGCAGCGGCAGCACGCATCACTGGAAGTACCGTTCGACGTCATCGTCCTTGAGCGAGTTGGTTGGCGGTGACGAGCGTGAGGTCGAGCGCAGGGATCTCCGTCCGGAGTCCTCGCTCTCCTCGTCGTCTTCCTCTTCGTCCACCGCTGTCGTTGGCGGCGCAACCGGACTGTGGTCGTCGAGATCCAGCAAGAGGAGACCGCCTGCGAGCAGCACGGTGCTCACCACCGTCGGGCATACACGCGCGGATAGCGCCGTGTCTCTCAGCGAGGTAACAAGCACCACCGACGATCACATTAGCCGTAAGCTAaaagacgacgatgacgacgacgacaacgacgacgatacCAAGGACGTAAATAATGACGACGATCAgcacaacaacaacaacaacagcaaTATCGGCATCAGCGGGCGTGACGGCGAGGGCATCGTGTGCGGATACGGCGTTAACAACAACGACAACGACGgggacgacgacaacgacgacgaggacgaggacgaTGATGTCGACGTCGACAACGACGACAGCAATGACGACGACGATATCAACAACCATCACCACCGCTTCCGCAAACAGCGCAGCTATCAACCAAACGAG GAAGAAAGTCCAACTAACAGATCGGCGCGCAACCGACTACAAACTTATCGCGACGAACGATGTGGTCTAAACGGCTTACGGAATATTGGAAATACA TGTTTTATGAACAGCGTGATTCAATGCTTGAGCAACACCAGACCTCTATTGGAATATTTACTAAACGAACAATACCTCGCCGACATAAACACTACCACATCGGGCATGAAAGGCGCTCTGATCAAAGCGTTCAGCCAAGTGATCCACGAATTGTGGGAAGTGGGCGGTGATCATGTGGTGAACACGACAGCGCTCAAGTCCCAGATACAGAGATTCGCGCCGCGTTTCATGGGCTACAGTCAACAGGACGCTCAAGAGTTCCTCAGATACTTGTTGGAAGGTTTGCACGAAGATGTCAATAGAGTCACCACTAAGCTACCACCTATACATGGAGATATACCCGACACTTACAC AGATATGCAGAAAGCGGTAGAAAGTTGGAAGCGGTATCTTCGCAGCGAAGACAGTATGGTGGTCGACGTTTTTGTTGGGCAACTACGTTCATCTTTACATTGCACGTCCTGCGATCATGTATCGGTAACACTCGACCCATTCTGGGATCTAAGTTTGCCGATACCGGCCAGAAGCGGCACGGTCAAGCTGAGTCAATGCTTGGAGCACTTCACTCGAGAGGAAGTGTTGGATGGCGACGAGAAACCTACGTGTTCTAAATGTCAGATGAGAAGAAAGTGTACCAAGAGCTTCAGCATACAGAAATTCCCGAAAATTTTGGTTATTC ATTTGAAACGTTTCTCTCCAATGGAACGCTTTCGTGGCAAGCTGAACGTGATGGTGGACTTTCCATTGACGGGTTTGGATCTCAGTGCCTTCGCCGCCCCGAGGGTTCCGGGCTGTACATACAATCTGTATGGAGTTGCTAATCACTCGGGTACCACGTACTCGGGTCACTACACCGCGTATTGCAAGCACCCATACTCGGGAGAATGGCACGAGTATAACGACAGCCGAGTGTCAGTCGTGTCGACGCGTTCAGTCGTTTCCAGTGAAGCCTATGTACTGTTCTACGAACAACAGCCACACAGTTCTCACTTGTAA
- the LOC105667422 gene encoding ubiquitin carboxyl-terminal hydrolase Usp2 isoform X2 — protein sequence MSYHRGGQAGAVAVSYSTSPMPPHSPSRRYSSGTSSGSTTTSGIGSSTSKFNTYRTTGTTSILDRPISFYTSSSGSGLRSNYLTSEYRRSYCTSGRSVSSSSYGETGGSSNGAALTTIVNGTSGGSNSSRYASSPSSASSSSTRERSNIDTTADIISRYSPAGYVPNIQRQQTASSGSTHHWKYRSTSSSLSELVGGDEREVERRDLRPESSLSSSSSSSSTAVVGGATGLWSSRSSKRRPPASSTVLTTVGHTRADSAVSLSEVTSTTDDHISRKLKDDDDDDDNDDDTKDVNNDDDQHNNNNNSNIGISGRDGEGIVCGYGVNNNDNDGDDDNDDEDEDDDVDVDNDDSNDDDDINNHHHRFRKQRSYQPNEVSPKHNLSPAAGTAGGGGLIDVNSLDLLTNLATNPRNTELLLINNNAQNKVTGGAEEEEEEEEELENATNNEVIHGADDIPSIDAIAFLQGGRNRKISENGEDDRNNVSAASDDSDLDGSPLIDSIAGRPFVTHGDDPSIPSTSRRAEQPGLFSATASGNLTSSPTNVSTVHQSIYRGVNEQYEESPTNRSARNRLQTYRDERCGLNGLRNIGNTCFMNSVIQCLSNTRPLLEYLLNEQYLADINTTTSGMKGALIKAFSQVIHELWEVGGDHVVNTTALKSQIQRFAPRFMGYSQQDAQEFLRYLLEGLHEDVNRVTTKLPPIHGDIPDTYTDMQKAVESWKRYLRSEDSMVVDVFVGQLRSSLHCTSCDHVSVTLDPFWDLSLPIPARSGTVKLSQCLEHFTREEVLDGDEKPTCSKCQMRRKCTKSFSIQKFPKILVIHLKRFSPMERFRGKLNVMVDFPLTGLDLSAFAAPRVPGCTYNLYGVANHSGTTYSGHYTAYCKHPYSGEWHEYNDSRVSVVSTRSVVSSEAYVLFYEQQPHSSHL from the exons ATGTCGTATCATCGCGGCGGGCAGGCGGGCGCCGTAGCGGTATCCTACAGCACCAGTCCGATGCCACCGCATTCCCCCAGCCGCAGATATTCGAGCGGTACCAGCAGCGGTAGTACGACCACTTCCGGAATCGGCAGTTCGACGTCCAAATTCAACACCTATCGCACGACCGGGACGACCTCGATCCTCGACCGACCCATCAGCTTCTACACGTCGTCCTCGGGTTCGGGTCTGCGCTCAAACTACTTGACATCGGAATACAGGCGATCCTACTGCACGTCAGGAAG GTCagtctcgtcgtcgtcgtacgGCGAAACGGGCGGCAGCAGCAATGGTGCTGCGTTAACAACGATCGTTAACGGCACTAGCGGCGGCAGTAACAGCAGCAGATACGCTTCATCCCCATCGAGTGCCTCGTCCTCATCCACGAGGGAGCGTAGCAACATCGACACGACCGCAGATATCATCAGCAGGTACTCGCCAGCCGGCTACGTGCCGAACATACAACGTCAACAAACCGCGAGCAGCGGCAGCACGCATCACTGGAAGTACCGTTCGACGTCATCGTCCTTGAGCGAGTTGGTTGGCGGTGACGAGCGTGAGGTCGAGCGCAGGGATCTCCGTCCGGAGTCCTCGCTCTCCTCGTCGTCTTCCTCTTCGTCCACCGCTGTCGTTGGCGGCGCAACCGGACTGTGGTCGTCGAGATCCAGCAAGAGGAGACCGCCTGCGAGCAGCACGGTGCTCACCACCGTCGGGCATACACGCGCGGATAGCGCCGTGTCTCTCAGCGAGGTAACAAGCACCACCGACGATCACATTAGCCGTAAGCTAaaagacgacgatgacgacgacgacaacgacgacgatacCAAGGACGTAAATAATGACGACGATCAgcacaacaacaacaacaacagcaaTATCGGCATCAGCGGGCGTGACGGCGAGGGCATCGTGTGCGGATACGGCGTTAACAACAACGACAACGACGgggacgacgacaacgacgacgaggacgaggacgaTGATGTCGACGTCGACAACGACGACAGCAATGACGACGACGATATCAACAACCATCACCACCGCTTCCGCAAACAGCGCAGCTATCAACCAAACGAGGTCTCGCCTAAGCATAACCTCTCTCCCGCCGCCGGCACCGCTGGTGGTGGTGGTTTGATCGATGTTAATAGCCTTGACTTGTTAACTAACCTCGCGACTAATCCTCGTAACACTGAATTGCTGCTGATCAATAACAACGCTCAGAACAAGGTGACAGGAGGGgcggaagaagaagaggaggaggaggaggagctTGAGAACGCGACAAACAACGAGGTAATACACGGTGCCGACGACATACCGTCGATCGACGCAATCGCGTTTCTACAAGGTGGTCGCAACCGAAAGATCTCCGAAAATGGCGAGGATGACAGGAATAATGTGTCTGCTGCTTCGGACGACAGTGATCTCGACGGTTCACCGCTGATAGACAGCATAGCTGGTAGACCATTCGTTACGCACGGCGACGATCCGTCGATCCCTTCGACATCGAGGAGAGCGGAGCAACCTGGTCTTTTCTCGGCGACGGCAAGCGGCAATTTAACATCGTCACCGACGAACGTATCCACGGTGCATCAAAGTATTTACCGTGGTGTCAACGAACAATAC GAAGAAAGTCCAACTAACAGATCGGCGCGCAACCGACTACAAACTTATCGCGACGAACGATGTGGTCTAAACGGCTTACGGAATATTGGAAATACA TGTTTTATGAACAGCGTGATTCAATGCTTGAGCAACACCAGACCTCTATTGGAATATTTACTAAACGAACAATACCTCGCCGACATAAACACTACCACATCGGGCATGAAAGGCGCTCTGATCAAAGCGTTCAGCCAAGTGATCCACGAATTGTGGGAAGTGGGCGGTGATCATGTGGTGAACACGACAGCGCTCAAGTCCCAGATACAGAGATTCGCGCCGCGTTTCATGGGCTACAGTCAACAGGACGCTCAAGAGTTCCTCAGATACTTGTTGGAAGGTTTGCACGAAGATGTCAATAGAGTCACCACTAAGCTACCACCTATACATGGAGATATACCCGACACTTACAC AGATATGCAGAAAGCGGTAGAAAGTTGGAAGCGGTATCTTCGCAGCGAAGACAGTATGGTGGTCGACGTTTTTGTTGGGCAACTACGTTCATCTTTACATTGCACGTCCTGCGATCATGTATCGGTAACACTCGACCCATTCTGGGATCTAAGTTTGCCGATACCGGCCAGAAGCGGCACGGTCAAGCTGAGTCAATGCTTGGAGCACTTCACTCGAGAGGAAGTGTTGGATGGCGACGAGAAACCTACGTGTTCTAAATGTCAGATGAGAAGAAAGTGTACCAAGAGCTTCAGCATACAGAAATTCCCGAAAATTTTGGTTATTC ATTTGAAACGTTTCTCTCCAATGGAACGCTTTCGTGGCAAGCTGAACGTGATGGTGGACTTTCCATTGACGGGTTTGGATCTCAGTGCCTTCGCCGCCCCGAGGGTTCCGGGCTGTACATACAATCTGTATGGAGTTGCTAATCACTCGGGTACCACGTACTCGGGTCACTACACCGCGTATTGCAAGCACCCATACTCGGGAGAATGGCACGAGTATAACGACAGCCGAGTGTCAGTCGTGTCGACGCGTTCAGTCGTTTCCAGTGAAGCCTATGTACTGTTCTACGAACAACAGCCACACAGTTCTCACTTGTAA
- the LOC105667422 gene encoding ubiquitin carboxyl-terminal hydrolase Usp2 isoform X1 — MTFRHSPEELEVIGDPRRAMSYHRGGQAGAVAVSYSTSPMPPHSPSRRYSSGTSSGSTTTSGIGSSTSKFNTYRTTGTTSILDRPISFYTSSSGSGLRSNYLTSEYRRSYCTSGRSVSSSSYGETGGSSNGAALTTIVNGTSGGSNSSRYASSPSSASSSSTRERSNIDTTADIISRYSPAGYVPNIQRQQTASSGSTHHWKYRSTSSSLSELVGGDEREVERRDLRPESSLSSSSSSSSTAVVGGATGLWSSRSSKRRPPASSTVLTTVGHTRADSAVSLSEVTSTTDDHISRKLKDDDDDDDNDDDTKDVNNDDDQHNNNNNSNIGISGRDGEGIVCGYGVNNNDNDGDDDNDDEDEDDDVDVDNDDSNDDDDINNHHHRFRKQRSYQPNEVSPKHNLSPAAGTAGGGGLIDVNSLDLLTNLATNPRNTELLLINNNAQNKVTGGAEEEEEEEEELENATNNEVIHGADDIPSIDAIAFLQGGRNRKISENGEDDRNNVSAASDDSDLDGSPLIDSIAGRPFVTHGDDPSIPSTSRRAEQPGLFSATASGNLTSSPTNVSTVHQSIYRGVNEQYEESPTNRSARNRLQTYRDERCGLNGLRNIGNTCFMNSVIQCLSNTRPLLEYLLNEQYLADINTTTSGMKGALIKAFSQVIHELWEVGGDHVVNTTALKSQIQRFAPRFMGYSQQDAQEFLRYLLEGLHEDVNRVTTKLPPIHGDIPDTYTDMQKAVESWKRYLRSEDSMVVDVFVGQLRSSLHCTSCDHVSVTLDPFWDLSLPIPARSGTVKLSQCLEHFTREEVLDGDEKPTCSKCQMRRKCTKSFSIQKFPKILVIHLKRFSPMERFRGKLNVMVDFPLTGLDLSAFAAPRVPGCTYNLYGVANHSGTTYSGHYTAYCKHPYSGEWHEYNDSRVSVVSTRSVVSSEAYVLFYEQQPHSSHL, encoded by the exons ATGACTTTCAGGCACTCGCCGGAAGAACTCGAAGTGATCGGTGACCCGCGGCGCGCAATGTCGTATCATCGCGGCGGGCAGGCGGGCGCCGTAGCGGTATCCTACAGCACCAGTCCGATGCCACCGCATTCCCCCAGCCGCAGATATTCGAGCGGTACCAGCAGCGGTAGTACGACCACTTCCGGAATCGGCAGTTCGACGTCCAAATTCAACACCTATCGCACGACCGGGACGACCTCGATCCTCGACCGACCCATCAGCTTCTACACGTCGTCCTCGGGTTCGGGTCTGCGCTCAAACTACTTGACATCGGAATACAGGCGATCCTACTGCACGTCAGGAAG GTCagtctcgtcgtcgtcgtacgGCGAAACGGGCGGCAGCAGCAATGGTGCTGCGTTAACAACGATCGTTAACGGCACTAGCGGCGGCAGTAACAGCAGCAGATACGCTTCATCCCCATCGAGTGCCTCGTCCTCATCCACGAGGGAGCGTAGCAACATCGACACGACCGCAGATATCATCAGCAGGTACTCGCCAGCCGGCTACGTGCCGAACATACAACGTCAACAAACCGCGAGCAGCGGCAGCACGCATCACTGGAAGTACCGTTCGACGTCATCGTCCTTGAGCGAGTTGGTTGGCGGTGACGAGCGTGAGGTCGAGCGCAGGGATCTCCGTCCGGAGTCCTCGCTCTCCTCGTCGTCTTCCTCTTCGTCCACCGCTGTCGTTGGCGGCGCAACCGGACTGTGGTCGTCGAGATCCAGCAAGAGGAGACCGCCTGCGAGCAGCACGGTGCTCACCACCGTCGGGCATACACGCGCGGATAGCGCCGTGTCTCTCAGCGAGGTAACAAGCACCACCGACGATCACATTAGCCGTAAGCTAaaagacgacgatgacgacgacgacaacgacgacgatacCAAGGACGTAAATAATGACGACGATCAgcacaacaacaacaacaacagcaaTATCGGCATCAGCGGGCGTGACGGCGAGGGCATCGTGTGCGGATACGGCGTTAACAACAACGACAACGACGgggacgacgacaacgacgacgaggacgaggacgaTGATGTCGACGTCGACAACGACGACAGCAATGACGACGACGATATCAACAACCATCACCACCGCTTCCGCAAACAGCGCAGCTATCAACCAAACGAGGTCTCGCCTAAGCATAACCTCTCTCCCGCCGCCGGCACCGCTGGTGGTGGTGGTTTGATCGATGTTAATAGCCTTGACTTGTTAACTAACCTCGCGACTAATCCTCGTAACACTGAATTGCTGCTGATCAATAACAACGCTCAGAACAAGGTGACAGGAGGGgcggaagaagaagaggaggaggaggaggagctTGAGAACGCGACAAACAACGAGGTAATACACGGTGCCGACGACATACCGTCGATCGACGCAATCGCGTTTCTACAAGGTGGTCGCAACCGAAAGATCTCCGAAAATGGCGAGGATGACAGGAATAATGTGTCTGCTGCTTCGGACGACAGTGATCTCGACGGTTCACCGCTGATAGACAGCATAGCTGGTAGACCATTCGTTACGCACGGCGACGATCCGTCGATCCCTTCGACATCGAGGAGAGCGGAGCAACCTGGTCTTTTCTCGGCGACGGCAAGCGGCAATTTAACATCGTCACCGACGAACGTATCCACGGTGCATCAAAGTATTTACCGTGGTGTCAACGAACAATAC GAAGAAAGTCCAACTAACAGATCGGCGCGCAACCGACTACAAACTTATCGCGACGAACGATGTGGTCTAAACGGCTTACGGAATATTGGAAATACA TGTTTTATGAACAGCGTGATTCAATGCTTGAGCAACACCAGACCTCTATTGGAATATTTACTAAACGAACAATACCTCGCCGACATAAACACTACCACATCGGGCATGAAAGGCGCTCTGATCAAAGCGTTCAGCCAAGTGATCCACGAATTGTGGGAAGTGGGCGGTGATCATGTGGTGAACACGACAGCGCTCAAGTCCCAGATACAGAGATTCGCGCCGCGTTTCATGGGCTACAGTCAACAGGACGCTCAAGAGTTCCTCAGATACTTGTTGGAAGGTTTGCACGAAGATGTCAATAGAGTCACCACTAAGCTACCACCTATACATGGAGATATACCCGACACTTACAC AGATATGCAGAAAGCGGTAGAAAGTTGGAAGCGGTATCTTCGCAGCGAAGACAGTATGGTGGTCGACGTTTTTGTTGGGCAACTACGTTCATCTTTACATTGCACGTCCTGCGATCATGTATCGGTAACACTCGACCCATTCTGGGATCTAAGTTTGCCGATACCGGCCAGAAGCGGCACGGTCAAGCTGAGTCAATGCTTGGAGCACTTCACTCGAGAGGAAGTGTTGGATGGCGACGAGAAACCTACGTGTTCTAAATGTCAGATGAGAAGAAAGTGTACCAAGAGCTTCAGCATACAGAAATTCCCGAAAATTTTGGTTATTC ATTTGAAACGTTTCTCTCCAATGGAACGCTTTCGTGGCAAGCTGAACGTGATGGTGGACTTTCCATTGACGGGTTTGGATCTCAGTGCCTTCGCCGCCCCGAGGGTTCCGGGCTGTACATACAATCTGTATGGAGTTGCTAATCACTCGGGTACCACGTACTCGGGTCACTACACCGCGTATTGCAAGCACCCATACTCGGGAGAATGGCACGAGTATAACGACAGCCGAGTGTCAGTCGTGTCGACGCGTTCAGTCGTTTCCAGTGAAGCCTATGTACTGTTCTACGAACAACAGCCACACAGTTCTCACTTGTAA